TTCGCTCATGGATGTTCGCTTGGTCGATGCACCGCTGGTCGACCTAAAGAAAATCCTCGCATTCTGACCTCGATTGCAAAATGCAAAGAAATTTCCAAAGATTGTGGCGGACTTGGAACTGCTTGCCATTGACGGCAATAGTTCgtgttgggcttgggggacCCCAGGTGTACGACAATGCTCGGTATGGTGGGCAGCTATCAACGTTGAATTGCTCCATAGTGCAACATATGGTCTGGGAGATTGACGGAGAGACACGGACCAGGCGAATTCCATTTCCACTCGTGTCCAGGGCGGTATGCTTGAAGAGCTGCTCGGTTGGGTTCATTGCTGGCAGCGAAAATGGCGGGATTTTTTTGAGGTATGGAAAGCGCACCTGCTGTTTTCCACCATGGTGGGTCTTATATCCGTTTGAAGCGTTTGAGGTGCAGCTGCTGCGGCCGGTCATAGCGAGCAATAAGGCAAGTACTGCTGCCTAAAGCAGTGCGCACTGCATTTTTAGCATCGGAGTTACCCCTAATAATGTGTTTGGCTCAGGCTAAGCATTTGTATTTACGTGTTTAGGCGAGGTCACCGCTAGTATAGATGAAAGCTTCTTtactttaaaaaattatGTTTATAAGATTCTTGGAAAGTTTCTGAGAAATAGCAAGACTATGACTTAACAAATGTAAATACCGGATTGTTTTACAAGAGTAGCGTCAGATCTTGGTAAGCCTGTTCCATTAGGAAAGATATCATAAGCATAGATGGTTGCTTCTACAAGCGCCCTTTCTCTACTCCCCGAGAGCTGTAGGTTGCCTCCCATGGCTTGTATTCCTCTTCAGTCATGAGACGCTGAATTTGCCGCCGACGAAGCCCAATATTACCCCCATCAAACAAAGGGTAGCACATAGCCTCGTTCAGCAATCTGGGGAACGACATGTCCTTTGCATACGACTTCATGCCAACCGCCTTCATCGCATCCACAACACAGTCGACAGCGCAATCTGTCGAATAAATCTTGGCCTGCATCGAGATCTCGAGCTTCACCTTCCAATCAACCGCAGGGTCATCAAGCTTACAAACCGCTTTCCACACCAGAAGACGGCTCGTTTCGATCCGCATCTTGCAGTCGATGAGCTTGTCAGCCACACTCTGGTGTTGAATGATAGGCTTGGAGCCACCGCGCGTGTCAGACTTGGCGAAGGCAAGGGCTTCATCAAAGGCTGCGCGCATTGTACCAACAGCCATCGCACCAACGAGGGCTGCGGACATAGTGAAAGCTGTCTCGACGATAGGTGCACCCTCTCCAGGAGGACAGAGCAGATTTTCGTGAGGGACACGGAACTCGGTGAAGCGAGTGTGCGGGCCAGAGGTGGTGATGTGGCCCGCAAGCTCCGGCTCCCCTAGAACCTGGTATGCTTCTTTCGGATTGTTTGCGATGACCTCCGGTGTAACGAGGAGGATCATAATGAGTGAAGCAGGGTCAATGTTGGGGTCTTGGGTCTTGGAGGCATCATCGGAAAGCCTGCACACGACGCACGCAAGATCTGCTCCCTCTTCACCCCAACCGGCGCTGTTCGAGGTCCAAAGCTGGATATTGATTAGTATATATCCGGTTGGGGTCAAAGGCCACAAACCTTCTCGCCATTGATAATCCATTCATTTCCAACCTTTCTGGCTGTTGTCTGGAGGCCTCGTCCTCCCTTCTCGAGCCAATTTGCAGTTCCATTCGGCTCCGAATGCATCAAACTGGCAAGGGGCTCACCGTGCCCAGACAGGAAAGGCTTCAAGTACTTTTCCTGTAGAGCAGGTGTGCCGCCCAGAATGAGTGGCATCAGTCCCAGGGCCGTTGCGACGATTGTAATGGAGGCAGCGGGTTCAACCGCGAACAACTCTTCGAGAATGATGGCGGAGTGAGTTAGACTCTCCATGGTGCCCCCCAATGGGACAGGAATTTGGCCCTTGACCAGGCCATGCTGCACTGCTTGCCTGTAAAATGGGCGAGTCGCCTGGAAGCGGGACTTCTGGTCCTGATGAGGGCTGTATTCAGTAGCAGCCTTCTTAAGGACAGTTGACGCAAATTCCCGAGCGTTCTGCTGGGCATCTGCCTGAGATTGGGTAAGAGTAAAGTCAATCATGAAGTTCAAGATGAGGTTCAAGATATAAATGAATGTCTGCAAGGCAAATTCCACCAGACCAGGCTCGCGATGTCCGTCTTATTATATGTTAAACAGAGTTATCAATGTTGGTTGTGGGGTAGGGATAATTGATATCCGACCATGGAGATCATTAGATAGACATCTTTCGACGTCGGAAACCACGCCAATTATGATTAAAAACTCAGCGCTATCTTGGGCCGTATCTCTGTTGTCGGGTAGTAAACCAATTGAGATAGGATAGAAGAGAAACACATCCGAGACTTGTCGGAGGGTCGGGTCAAGCTGAAAGATCTTGTTGATTATCTCTTCCTCTCGCGCGTACCCCTAATGCGGCAACTGGGCGGACGCGCCCACCACATCATGCTGGCGTTGGGCAACCTCAGCTTCCGGTCTCTCAGAGCCCAACGTCCCCAAATCTCTTCGTCACTTGGCCTCAAATAGTCCATATCGTAGTTTCATTACCATTGGCCTACTCATGCGCCGTTCTGGCTCAGTTCTCCCATTAAGGGGCGGGCTTCAgctataacaaagaacacattatcaacacatcgTAGCATCCCATCTCAATGTTAACTCCCTAAAGGTACCACTGACCTCTCAATCTATTCTTCAAGGGTTCCTCGACCAACCGCACCTGGTGCCGCATCGAATACATCGAGACGCCTCTGGCTAGTATCTAGATTATAGTAATAGTTTTTTCCATAAATTGTCCCAAGTCCTCCAAACCCTCAAGAGACTCTAACCCCTTCACATCTCTGTAGGACTCCCTTACTCTGCCAAGTCTCTCATACCTTGTTGTATCCACTGGCGACTTCCCTAGAACCAAATATATCCGCAGTGcttttctcttctcaatgccctccccttcatcatctgcccATAGGCCCTGGCCGTGCCCtagaagcagaagaaggacagGGCTCTCAGACGCAGCTGGATGTTTGCTCGAGCCAACAGGTGACCGCCGAACAGATCTTTCAACAACACCTTGGGGTTACCAGTTCGAATGTCTCTAAAGCTGTGTCTGCGTACATGTGGAGATCTCGGGCTCCTCTCCGTACATAGTAAGTGAGTGATTGTTCCCTGTTTCGCATCGGGGCTAGTCGAAGCGTCGTGGCCAATGTCAGGCCGTGTAGAGTGATGTGGGCGCTCTTGACAACACCAAGGGGGTTCTTGCCCACGACCGTCGATTCAGCCTGGATAAGGGCAAAGGGGCTTAGAGGCACCCAACCCCATAATCTTTCCCACAGTACCTTTTCGTCGATCGAGACCCAAGAGAAGGTTGGCCCGCGATATTGGGAAAGGACAAACCTTTCAGAACTCCACGAGAGTATTGCCGCTGATGCGGCAGCCCAAGCTAAGTCATAGCTGAGATTATCTGACCATATCCCTGCAAGATATCCAGAGTGAGTGATGTCTTGAATAACTCGTGCAATTCCTGAGATGGCAGGTAACTTGTCCATCGAGTTAGTCAGCTCGCGACTCAGGTACCTGTCGACTGTAAGATGCCAATGCTGGAAAGCTTGATTCGAATTGTCGATGGACAGCAGTGACTTAAATCCACTACTCACTCCCCAGGATCGTTCTTCCGCCTTGCTAAGAGTATCACACTCGCAACGTGACTCCTCCAAGCACATCCACCAGAGTTCCTCCTTGGTGTATGTTAACACTCGCCTCGATAGCTGGCTCTCCTGAAGGGTCCATCCTCGGAGATATAGAGGTAACTCCTCTCCCCCGTCTCTCTGCTGGGTATGCGCCGCCTTATCAGGAATGACCCTTGCACCCAGAATGAATATTTCGCTTTTTCCGTACTGGCACTCAGCCCTGAAGGGAGGCTTCTGGCTTGCAGCGAGATGCCGATGGTGTAGAAATCCTTCTGTTGCTGAACTTGCAGTCCCAATGGCAATGGTTAAGTAGGCATCTCGGTACACAGAAGCCATCCTGGCTGACTCATACTCCCAGTCTGATAATGAgtcttggatgatgcagatAGCATCGACCCACAGATGCCACTGTTTGAGTTTCCTGGTCACCTCAATCGCGTCCTGGATCGTTCTCGGAAGGCGGCACACTTTTATTCCCTGTTGCATGATTTGGTAGTTTGTTGATATAGTCTTGACTACCTCGGACTTTCCTCAACAATAGCTAAGGGCAACATAACGGTATTCCGCCGTGGGCGTGGTTTCCACAAGTCGTACCTCAGTATCGTTGAGCGAGCCGACATCGATAAGTCTGGTTGGAATGTCGCGTATAGGAGGATAGCACGATGAATGCCGAGCACATCTTGCAAGGCAGGACTCGATGAAATTATACGCCTCCTGAGAGCCCGCATATAAAATCATTTCGTGGTTGTTGACGAGTCCTTCCCAAGTGGCCGGTTGGTCTTTGAGATACATGTCAGAAGGTCACTAAGAATTATTGCACTAAACTGACCGATTAGTGTGTAAATCTGTATCGTGATAGACAAGGATGGAGAAAATACTGCAACTGCGCCCGCTTCGGTGATGGAGAGGTGAACTGTCGAATCGTCGGCAGGGAGCATCCCAGAGTATGATACTGCCTTGACGATAAACGCACATAACCGACACGCCTCAGCACCCGACCGCTCAAGGTGTTGAATTTGCCTCGAAGAAAAGTTCAAGCCTGGTGTATCTCTCCACCGCCGGCCGAATTTGTGACGGCTACGCTGCGGTGAGAACTTGAAGTCGAAGCAAACATCGCACGACGGATTTCCGTGGGTCGGTTCTGTCATTTCCTCTGCGTGAGCTATTGGTCGCTGACGGATGGCAGTTCAAACTCAAGGGAAGAGTGGCGGACTTAAGTAGGTAGCAGATGCGTCTGCTACCTCCTGTCCATGGTCAGACGCCGAGACATTAGGCGCCAAAAGCTGCACATTTCAGCCTTCCCCAACCATGCCAGCATGGCGCCTTCCAATCTGCACCACGTTTCGTCATACTGCATCCGCACCCAATGACCTCACAGCCCGGGCTTCCTCAGACTTGgcctcaaacttggcctcCAAGGCAGGCTGCAGGCCAACACCTAATAACAAGGTAAGGGATGGTATGATCAAATCAAGTAAAATCAACGAACCAGCCGGCCAACTGAACATTACCGGCTCTTGCAACAATCAGCGTTGTGAACTTCGTAGCTCGAACCCCAGTTATTCCCAAAATAGTGGAGGGAACGCAATTTTCGTCAGCGAAGAGGCTCACCAGGCGTGGTCCTCCAAAACTTGGGATAACAAGCTCTAATAAGAATGTCCAAGGGGACGTCTCACCCAGCGCTATCTTTCTTTGTTACCTTTCTCCAAATGGTCTTGAATACCGGCTTGACAACAGAGGTTGGTTGGGAACTCGCCCACAAGGAGATCTCATTTTCGGGCAACTATACAGCTAATCCTTACTCATTATGAACAaaaaagttattttaatGCTTAACTTCATCGAAGAAAAGGCTATGTTCACCATCTTCGTATTACTACCATAATGCAACGTGCTCAATTGGGTAATGCATTCTTCAAGGGTTAATGGGATGCCAGCTGGACGAGGGTATACCAAAACACTCTCCCACAGTCACACCTCTCATGCCCCTTGCCTGAATCGCGGAAATAATTCCGGGAAGCATATCGTCCGCCATTTTGGGGTGCGTGTCATGCAGCAATGCAATCGTCCCTCCAGCGTCTAGGCCGTTTACGAAGTTGTTAGTGGCCTGTTGAGGATTTTGCTGTAGGTTCTCGTCGTCTACAGTGATGGAGGAAAATATGGTTACATAACCAAGATCTCTAGGAACTCTCATCGACTCGGTATTGTAGCGTAGGTAAGGCGGCCGCATGTAGCTGGGCTGcaaatgtgttctttattatagttggagcccggccctcgatgggttaactgagccagaagatcgtagCTGGGCTGCacgttggcgatggagatgagagCGTCTTCCAGCTTGATCATGTTATCCTGTATCTCGATGGGGGTCTGCTGTGTAAGATCGAGATAGCGCCAGCTATCAACGCCGTTAGGAGTGATCAATTGCCATCTGCGCCTTAAGGACTCACCTAAGAGAGGCAAGCTGGTGGCCTCCATTAACTATGCGCTGGATAATGGACGCGTGGTCGTGTATGGACCCATGATTTAATCCATTCACGAAGAAAGTGGCCTTCATGCCGGCAGCGTTCAGCTTGTTCAGAATAGCGGCCGTGTACTGGGTGGGACCCTCGTTGAAGGTGAGGGACACGACGCTGGGCATGGTGCACCAATCCATCGGTGTCCTAGGGGGAAGGCCTCCCCTCGGCGTTCGAGTTTTGAGCACTGGTGGAGGACTGGTGGATGTTGTGGTGCTTTTTGAAGTGCTGATGTCGGCCGAGGTGGCAGCAGAAGTACTGCTGTCGGTCGTTGTACTGAATGATGAAGTCATGTGGCTGAGGCTGTCGGTCGAGATTTTAGAGGCGGAATAAGAAGCGGTGGCAGTGCCGGTAGTAGTATCAGAAATCCAGATACTAGATGAATACGCGTTGCTGCTTGTCTCAGCCTTGGTCGATGTCACTGATCCAGTCCCGCTCGAAGTCCCTGAGATTACGCGCAGTCTCTAATTTAATTCCAAGGCATGCCAAGGAGTTCCAGGTgcgcctcttcctcagccgTGGCAGTTTCTGGACAAAATATCGATTGGTGCTTGCAGTAGCCCTAACCAAACAGGTAAAGCTAGCCCGCAAGAACCCAGATAGCGAATGATGTCTAACGCCAAGCGACTCTCGAAATGAGCACTGCTGAAGAGCGGGTTTGCTTGAATAACCTTAGACATACGATTAAATCCGGCATCCTCAGCGCGCACTTTGTTTGTAAGAACCCCTAATCGTGGAGCGGTGAGCCGCCACAGAGGCATGAGCCGCCCTGAGCAAAAAGCCCAGGTTTAAAATAACCGTTCCTCAGGGGTTGGGCTTTGCCACGAGTGTGTACGATAACTTATGTCTCAGTCCCCCCAaagatgagagatgagatCTACAGCAGCAACCAAAGAAGGTTATTCTAGGTTATCGCGTTTTTCGACTGGGGCTAATGCTGGCACGTGTCAATGCATGCGTCCTTTGTTACTGTGGCTCATGATTTCTTTCAGAAGCGTCATCAAGTCACAGAGAGAATTCTATAGCAACATTTGAGGTGAAGAACGTCGAGTCAGTCAACAGGTTCATTGGGGCCCAATCATTCAgcccttcttcctccagtTTGACCAGCGAGCGTGGAAGCCGTTTCAGGCGAGAAGTCACGAATACATGTAGACATTCACACGGCCTCCTAATGTGTGCCCCGGTCATTCACTTCCACGGCGGAAGTCGCACACCGACACCATCCGAGGCAAACTGGGTTTGAGAGCGGCCATGCCATTGGCACGGTGCTGTTAGGCCTCGGCAGAGTCGTGCGGCGCGATAACTAGTTACCTCGCCTTGGTATTTCCAAGAAGACCCCAGTCACGCCTTGAACGTCTAGAGCAGTGAGAGGGCGTTCTCCAACGCGTTATATGGCTCATAGCCAACCGAGAAGCCGGTTCGAGCTGACAGACGAAGCCTCTCTACATCAAGCAACATGTCACAAGTGCGAAATCTATACCCCTTCTGTCCGGCTCTCTCATCAGGATGTCAGACAATAAGATGACTATCCCTTTATTCCGTGTATTGATTAATTTGATCATGCTTCCTGCATCATGTTGCTCACTTTGTTCGGGTTTTTACCCGATGAGAGTGTAAATCTTTCCATTCAAGGTCATGTGTACTTCTTTGAGAGTTTTTCTTGTCGCCTCGACAAACAGTCACAGGACAAaaggggaaggggaaaaaaCACTCTGACTGAAATCAAAGGCATAAACGTCACAAAATTTGTTCCATTGCGAAAGGGGCAGTGCAGAGGTCCAAAAAGCCAAAACCAAAGGCAATATGATTAGTCTGAATGCTTTTCTATTACTGAAATGAGATAGAAACGGGATGAAACCTTGGGCCTCATTCTGACACCATCGTCCCAATCCCATCATGCCTTGCATCAAAAAAGACAGTTCCGCCCACTAAAAGCACTGCTCGAATGAAATTCCCATTTGAGCAGATCCAACTATGCTCCGTGTTTCTCTAGGTTAGGTAGGTTGACCCACCCGTGATGAGCGGCAGGGCCAGGTAGGTCGGTACATGTCCGAGCCGCTGATTTGCGGATGAACGAGTCCAAGCTTGGCATGATCTGTTGATCTCGAGTCCCTCCAATCGCCGTAAAGAGGCACTCGTAAAAGCTCCTGATTCCTCTCCACCATCATGTAGGTGGTGTCTATGCGCGCTCTGACACTCTTCGCAAGGTGTGACAGAATAGGCAAGGCGGGTTTTCCGGGGTTTCATCTCTAAAACCAAAACCACGCTTGTCAAAGTGACAGCTTACAGTCGGATTCGCTGATTGGGCTCTTTCATGTTTGCGGGGAACGTTCCATCCTGCCGGTTTAGCGATCGGCGCGGGTTGCAACTAGAAGCGGAAGAGCTTGCGGGGAGGGGCACGGAGGAGGTTTCCTGATGCGAGCAGTTTGCCTGAAACTATCACGACTCATAGCTGCGAGCGCATGGTCCAGTATCAAGAGTTTTGACATCCTTTGATGAAAACTGCCCCTCTCTCGACGTTAGAAACCGAGGAAATGGATCGCGAGCCGAGGCTCGACTTCAGAGCTCGGACGATGATAGTTTCATCTGTTCAAGCTTAAATATCGTTGTGCCAGACCACTGGGAACGGAACCAGACAACCACACATACCTTCACTTCGCCGACAATCACTTCTACTCTTCACCCCTTACTTTTCGCTCTTTACCAGCCTCACCATGAAGTTCTTCGCTCTCACCACACTTCTCGTCGCCACGGCCTCGGCTCTGCCCACCTCTAACTCTGcccaggagcttgaggcgCGCCAGCTTGGTAGAACAACTCGTAACGATCTGATCGACGGCAACAGCGCTTCCTGCGCCGATGTCATCTTCATTTATGCCCGAGGTTCAACAGAGACGGGCAACTTGGTTCGTAGAATTTGTTTTGATGACAACATCACTCTTCTTACACATACATTAGGGAACTCTCGGTCCTAGCATCGCCTCCAATCTTGAGTCCGCCTtcggcgaggatggtgtCTGGATCCAGGGCGTTGGCGGTGCCTACCGAGCCACTCTTGGGGATAATGCCCTCCCCCGCGGAACCTCTAGCGCCGCAATCAGGGAGATGCTCGGTCTCTTCCAGCAGGCCAACACCAAGTGCCCCGACGCGACTCTGATCGCCGGCGGTTACAGCCAGGGTGCTGCACTTGCAGCTGCCTCCATCGAGGACCTCGACTCGGCCATCCGTGACAAGATCGCCGGAACTGTTCTGTTCGGCTACACCAAGAACCTGCAGAACCGTGGCCGAATTCCAAACTATCCTGCGGACAGGACCAAGGTCTTCTGCAACGTAGGCGACCTCGTATGCACAGGTAGCTTGATCGTTGCTGCACCTCACCTGGCTTATGGTCCTGATGCTCGTGGCCCTGCCCCTGAGTTCCTCATCGAGAAGGTTCGGGCTGTCCGTGGTTCtgcttgaggaggacgaaaTTTTTAACAGGCGGGCCTGTTAATTGTTACGAGGTTTCAATTTTTGTTTTTCTGTGGAATAGCAAAGATAGATTGGTTCAACACTCAATCTATTACAATGCCCATGTTTCAAATTAAAGAAGCAATGAAAGATGATCTACATATCGCTTTGCCCAAGAAACCTCAGCCAGGCTTCCATACCTTGAGCCAGCCGAGCACAAGTTTCATTGCTCTCGTTTGAATCTTGCCAGGAAAGGCTAACAGACAAATCATGGCCTTTGACAGACAGGGCACTTACCTGCACGAATGGTCCCGCCAGGTGTGCGCTCAAGGCGAAGTTCGCCTGATTTATAGACCACCTCTCATTCCCATCATGCACATCTGTCCCGGACTCGCTTCCCCCATCAATAACACCGAGATTGGTTACAATCCAGGATAACTCGCGATCCCTCTTCGCTTGATCTCCGTGATACTCCTGCCAGTCATGCaccagcttcatcaagccAACAATGTTGTTTTTCAGGCCGGCGTTCAGCCTTTCCTCGATATCCCCACGGGCGATCCATGATGCTGACCATATCTCCTTCTCAAGATCACAGACAGGCTGGGTTTCCCAATTGTTGGCTCGGGCTTTGGCCCGAATATCCGACACCAGGTCGCAATCAAACGTATGGTGGATAGTCGACACACAGTTCTGTACGCTCCGCTGGGAATCAGCTGCATTATCTTGTCTGGGGTACATGAATCTCCGCTGGTCCATTGCAGTGGCGGCGGTGAAAGCGCGGGCCTTGTTTTCAGGGACGTAGCAGGCCAAACATGCCAGTATGATGCCGTGAAGGAGACCGGTTAAAGTGGTATCATGCTGGCGACAGGCGGCAAGAATACGACAAAGGGCTGCATTTTGGATGTTGAACGAAGTTGTTTGGGAAGCATATGACCCGAGTTGAAGAGGAGCCCACGTGGCCTTTGCCGACTTGGAGGAGAGCAACGATGGGCCGAAGGTATGCCATACTTGTGAAAAAGCAAACCCGAGAGTTATGGGGTGTTTGGCCAACTTctcttgaggaagagggagatcTTGCGCGGTCAACGCAGTCGGGATTGCGCTCGAGTCCGGAAGAAAGGAACCCCAGTTGGTAGGTTGATTGAGACTTTGCAAGAGTGAGAGATGAAAAATTTTGCCGCTCATTCCATCGCAGTTTGCGTGATTCCAGATGAACATGACGTCAACGAAGCCGTCTGTTTCAGTGCGCATGAGAACAAGCCTCCAGCCGGGTTTAGTCTCCAGGTGTTCGAATTTGGCATCAAGCTGATATAGAAGATTTGCGTTGTACTGCTCGTCGTAGCCCGTTGAGTCGGCGAGAACATGCCACTGGATGTGATCGGCCAGATCAATCGTCGGAAGCGAGACCCAAGAGGGCCTTCTCGAGCTCTCTCCAACAAGCCCAACTTGCAGCATCGGAAACTGGAGTATAGTCTGTGCGACGGCATTTTCAAACCTTCGCACTACTTCCTTTTGCATGTCGAAACTTGCCAATGATGGAGGGAGTAGATAGCGGCAAGTGACAGTGGTGCCGCAGTAGTGTCGGACATTGTGCAGGGCGGATTGATACAGTTCACTAAGACTTGTTAACACTTCTCATACAAGTGAGCAGGGGAATAAGACAGTACAGGCAACCAAGTCGGCGTAGGCGAGTCTTAGCTCCAGGCAATTGAACAGTAGAATCCAATCCGGCCATGATGAAATAGATATAATGAGGTGGTTTATGTTTAAGACTTTTGCGATAAAACAGCCAAGACGGCCGCTTATATACGGTTCTTTACCCCTGATTGCTGTGATACGGCTGTGGAGGTTTTGGCTAATCTCCGTCCCCGGAAGAGGGTTTTGAGGCTCAAGTCCGGTCCCTAGGTTTGCTGGTACGCGCATGAACCGCGTGGCTGCGTCGCACTTTGACCCTGGCAATACGAGAGTCTAAACTCTAATCCGACGCAAAGGCACCAGAGTACTAAAGAGATCGCTGTTGCCTTATGATCTCACTAGTGACATTAACCGAATTACGGCCAGGGATGGCCCTAACACTGGTGCGTCATCGCGTGGTCGCCCTTCCACGGGCTCCCGCGGGCCCCCGCGGGCTCCGTGATCACTGATTGCCAGCACTCTCCGATCCACCGAGACAAGACAAGTGCAAAGCTTGGTCGTGGAGTTAGTTGGAAAAACAAAGAGCCAGCAAAATTTGTCAATTGAACGGAGCCCGAGGCTAGATCCTGGAGGAGCTTCAACCAATGTCATAGAGAGGGATAAGAAACTGGGCGCCGCCACAAGTACCAACGCAGGTCACCGTTATGAGCCTGATCGCGAGCCGCCTCTGATATTTATCTTGTGGGACCCCTCAATCGCACTTTTCAATAATACCAACGACACGACACTTAGGACTGCCCATAGCCTGGCGAGGCTTGCGGAGGCTCTTTCCAGATTTCGCAACACTTTCATGCAACCTGCAATGATCAAAATGAGTCAAGTATTATACGGTGGGTCCAGACACTGGAAAAGATGGACGTCGGTGCTGATCGGATGCAGAATGTTGTAACGACCGGATTTATTTTGATAGGCATAGTCAACAAAACTCTCGGTCTATAACAAAGTCAGAGTAGCAGTTTCTAAGCAGCTCTTACTATGAAGCAAGGACAACTGATGGAAAACTAGGGTAGGAATCTCATTCTGTATTGCTGTGACTATTCTGTTTGTAAGTGTCTAGACCATGCGTAAATGCATCAAGAGATGCGAATGAGTCGGGGTCAGTTGTCGCTCTCCTTCTATCATGTCTTTCCGCATGGTCGTGCTGTCTTCCCAAAATAGCCCGCTTAGGGTTTTGTATCTGGTTAATAAACCCTGTCTGAGGCCCTCGCGGCAGCCAGGTCCTCTGGTTTGTTTGTCTCCACGCCCATGTATTTGTCAGTCTGACCAATTTTGGCCCAGGGAGCAAAAGCCTGCCATACAAGTTAGCAATGGTACGCATCTTGTTAGACTTGAAACGTAGCTCACATTCTTAACATTATGCAGTGGCCCAGCAAGTTCAGGGAAATGCCTGC
This Fusarium keratoplasticum isolate Fu6.1 chromosome 6, whole genome shotgun sequence DNA region includes the following protein-coding sequences:
- a CDS encoding Nitroalkane oxidase, giving the protein MIDFTLTQSQADAQQNAREFASTVLKKAATEYSPHQDQKSRFQATRPFYRQAVQHGLVKGQIPVPLGGTMESLTHSAIILEELFAVEPAASITIVATALGLMPLILGGTPALQEKYLKPFLSGHGEPLASLMHSEPNGTANWLEKGGRGLQTTARKVGNEWIINGEKLWTSNSAGWGEEGADLACVVCRLSDDASKTQDPNIDPASLIMILLVTPEVIANNPKEAYQVLGEPELAGHITTSGPHTRFTEFRVPHENLLCPPGEGAPIVETAFTMSAALVGAMAVGTMRAAFDEALAFAKSDTRGGSKPIIQHQSVADKLIDCKMRIETSRLLVWKAVCKLDDPAVDWKVKLEISMQAKIYSTDCAVDCVVDAMKAVGMKSYAKDMSFPRLLNEAMCYPLFDGGNIGLRRRQIQRLMTEEEYKPWEATYSSRGVEKGRL
- a CDS encoding Cutinase; the encoded protein is MKFFALTTLLVATASALPTSNSAQELEARQLGRTTRNDLIDGNSASCADVIFIYARGSTETGNLGTLGPSIASNLESAFGEDGVWIQGVGGAYRATLGDNALPRGTSSAAIREMLGLFQQANTKCPDATLIAGGYSQGAALAAASIEDLDSAIRDKIAGTVLFGYTKNLQNRGRIPNYPADRTKVFCNVGDLVCTGSLIVAAPHLAYGPDARGPAPEFLIEKVRAVRGSA